A stretch of Streptosporangiales bacterium DNA encodes these proteins:
- a CDS encoding low temperature requirement protein A, which translates to MRGRDPAEQHRPATPLELLFDLCFVVAVAQAAVELHHALTEGHVGAGLVGYAAVFFAIWWAWMNFTWFASAYDTDDVPYRLLTLLQMGGVLVLAAGVPAAFEHYDFTVVVIGYVLMRIGLVAQWLRAAAEHPNGRTTALWYAGGIAVAQVGWIARLWAPGVWAGITFAALVVAELAVPAWAEYRGQMTSWHPKHIAERYGLFTIIVCGEVILATLNAVHTAMANGLSVSVVLVAAGGLALVFGLWWIYFTGAGAELHTLRRALTWGYGHYVVFAAIAALGAGIEVALDTIEHHAHLTVQQAALTIAVPVVVVLLAVAWLHRLTHTVAGCDVLLVVTGAALVLVLALGAPVLGIGGAVVGMALAVAGTLAANLVVSARRQAGGAT; encoded by the coding sequence ATGCGTGGACGCGATCCCGCCGAGCAGCATCGGCCGGCGACTCCGCTCGAGCTGTTGTTCGACCTGTGTTTCGTGGTGGCGGTAGCGCAGGCGGCCGTGGAGCTGCACCACGCCCTGACCGAGGGCCACGTCGGAGCCGGCCTGGTCGGCTATGCGGCCGTGTTCTTCGCCATCTGGTGGGCCTGGATGAACTTCACCTGGTTCGCGTCCGCCTACGACACCGACGACGTGCCGTACCGGCTGCTGACCCTGCTGCAGATGGGCGGGGTGCTGGTGCTGGCCGCCGGGGTGCCCGCGGCGTTCGAGCACTACGACTTCACCGTCGTGGTGATCGGGTACGTGCTGATGCGGATCGGGCTGGTCGCACAGTGGCTGCGTGCAGCGGCCGAGCATCCGAACGGGCGCACCACGGCGTTGTGGTACGCGGGTGGCATCGCCGTGGCGCAGGTCGGCTGGATCGCGCGGTTGTGGGCGCCTGGCGTGTGGGCCGGCATCACGTTCGCCGCGCTCGTGGTGGCCGAGCTCGCGGTGCCGGCCTGGGCCGAGTACCGGGGGCAGATGACGAGCTGGCACCCCAAGCACATCGCCGAACGCTACGGCCTGTTCACCATCATCGTCTGCGGCGAAGTCATACTCGCGACGCTGAACGCAGTGCACACCGCCATGGCGAACGGCCTGTCCGTGTCTGTGGTGCTCGTCGCGGCCGGCGGGCTGGCGTTGGTGTTCGGCCTGTGGTGGATCTACTTCACCGGCGCCGGGGCCGAGCTACACACGCTGCGCCGGGCGCTGACGTGGGGGTACGGACACTACGTGGTGTTCGCCGCCATCGCCGCGCTCGGTGCGGGCATCGAGGTGGCGCTCGACACCATCGAGCACCACGCGCACCTCACCGTGCAGCAGGCCGCCCTGACAATCGCCGTCCCCGTCGTGGTGGTGTTGCTCGCGGTGGCCTGGCTGCACCGTCTCACCCACACCGTTGCCGGCTGTGACGTCCTCCTGGTGGTGACCGGTGCGGCGCTCGTGCTGGTGCTGGCGTTGGGCGCCCCGGTCCTCGGCATCGGCGGCGCCGTCGTGGGCATGGCCCTCGCCGTCGCCGGCACGCTCGCCGCGAACCTCGTCGTGAGCGCCCGTCGCCAGGCAGGTGGCGCGACCTGA
- a CDS encoding DUF998 domain-containing protein — protein sequence MRALLWCGVVGPVVFVAGFLVLGATRRDYSPVRHSVSSLQLGEWGWLQTANFVLAGLLTVAFAVGLRFALRRYGAGIWAPLIVGLVGVGLVGAGVFATDPISGYPPGTPLDPPPTLEGTLHNAFSTPVFLGLPIACCIVAYRFGKHGHRRWVCYSLATAVVFLLGFIAACLAFAQQPIFAPYGGLFQRATIMIGLAWVFALAVATSRTGGRGRRRGRRRWCAGATGRAGAR from the coding sequence GTGCGTGCGCTGTTGTGGTGCGGTGTCGTAGGCCCGGTGGTGTTCGTCGCCGGCTTCCTCGTGCTCGGGGCGACGCGGCGCGACTACAGCCCGGTCCGGCACTCGGTGAGCTCGCTGCAGCTGGGTGAGTGGGGGTGGCTGCAGACGGCCAACTTCGTGCTGGCCGGGCTGTTGACGGTGGCGTTCGCCGTCGGGTTGCGGTTCGCACTACGACGGTACGGCGCCGGTATCTGGGCGCCGCTGATCGTCGGGCTGGTCGGAGTCGGTCTCGTCGGGGCAGGGGTGTTCGCCACCGACCCGATCAGCGGCTACCCGCCTGGGACGCCGCTCGATCCGCCGCCGACCCTGGAGGGGACGCTGCACAACGCGTTCTCGACGCCGGTGTTCCTCGGCCTGCCGATCGCGTGTTGCATCGTCGCGTACCGGTTCGGGAAGCACGGCCACCGTCGCTGGGTCTGCTACTCGCTCGCGACGGCCGTCGTGTTCCTGCTCGGGTTCATCGCCGCCTGCCTCGCGTTCGCCCAGCAGCCGATCTTCGCGCCGTACGGCGGCCTGTTCCAACGCGCCACCATCATGATCGGCCTCGCGTGGGTCTTCGCCCTGGCTGTCGCAACTAGTCGAACGGGTGGGCGAGGAAGGCGTCGCGGGCGGCGGAGGTGGTGTGCTGGGGCCACAGGGCGTGCAGGGGCACGGTGA